In one window of Arthrobacter pascens DNA:
- a CDS encoding ABC transporter permease yields MSVLTGGHSVTEEARNRTFGPLYSRNARAVIARGLMATKSTNWMVMLSGFFEPVLFLISMGVGLGAIVGTVRGPGGGEISYAAYIAPALLAVSAMNGAVYDSTWNVFFKMTFAKLYQGMLYTSLGPLDVALGEIFLALLRGLLYATGFTAVMGLMGLITTPWAILMIPASVLIAFGFASLGMGITSFLKTFQQMDWINFIMMPMFLFSATFYPLSVYPQYIQWLIQAMPLWHGVELMRQISVGTFTAATGVHIGYYLLMTVLGMLLTTVRLRKLFLK; encoded by the coding sequence ATGAGCGTCCTTACCGGAGGGCACAGTGTCACGGAGGAAGCCCGGAACAGGACGTTCGGGCCCCTGTACTCCCGGAATGCCAGGGCCGTGATCGCACGCGGCCTCATGGCCACGAAGAGCACCAACTGGATGGTGATGCTCTCCGGCTTCTTCGAGCCCGTGTTGTTCCTGATCTCCATGGGAGTAGGACTGGGCGCCATCGTGGGCACGGTCCGCGGCCCCGGCGGCGGTGAGATCAGCTACGCGGCTTACATTGCCCCTGCGCTGTTGGCCGTCTCTGCCATGAACGGCGCCGTCTACGATTCCACGTGGAACGTCTTTTTCAAGATGACCTTCGCGAAGCTCTACCAGGGCATGCTCTACACGTCTCTTGGTCCGCTTGACGTTGCCTTGGGGGAGATCTTCCTGGCGCTCCTGCGAGGGCTGCTTTACGCCACCGGATTCACCGCGGTCATGGGACTGATGGGGCTGATCACCACGCCGTGGGCCATCCTGATGATTCCGGCTTCGGTGCTGATCGCCTTCGGCTTCGCCAGCCTGGGGATGGGCATCACCAGCTTCCTGAAGACGTTCCAGCAGATGGACTGGATCAACTTCATCATGATGCCCATGTTCCTGTTCAGCGCCACGTTCTACCCGCTCAGTGTCTACCCCCAGTACATTCAGTGGCTCATCCAGGCCATGCCGCTGTGGCACGGGGTGGAACTGATGCGCCAGATCAGCGTTGGCACGTTCACAGCCGCCACGGGCGTCCACATTGGCTACTACCTGCTGATGACCGTGCTGGGGATGCTGCTGACTACAGTGAGGCTGCGGAAGCTCTTCCTCAAGTAA
- a CDS encoding galactose oxidase-like domain-containing protein, which produces MRRSTRARPSHLSIVLMISLFAFAYSVILPPPASAAGLAVDKVVSTHQSAPSTSIVSPTFTTTQPGELVVAFVSADGPAVSRGQQFTAVTGGGLSWRLRQRTNLQYGTAEIWQAVASGILTNARVTANHPGNYQASMTVATFTGADITSDGAASGASGPTGAPTAALTTTRNGSWVWGVGNDWSRSVARTVGASQSMVDEYTSSHGDTFWTQRQTAPTAVPTSVTINDTAPTNDMWNLSLIEVRAASGTVDSTPPILSNVSAGTPGQTGATVTWTSDEPSTSQVEYGTTTSYGSSTVQDSTLTTSHSQALSGLTAGTLYHYRVKSADSSNNLATSPDATFTTATPAPDTTPPTVSVTAPANGATVSGQVTVAATAADNVGVAGVQFTLDAANLQAEDTVAPYSLTWNTTTASAGAHTITARARDAAGNVTTAAPVSVTVNNSGADPAVVGSWGPLQPWPEVSIHAALTSTGKILTWQGDFTQGGEQYLLDPATGSYVRVPNAAADLFCAGQAVLADGRILVIGGTATSGGLGIRDVTAFNPATEIWQVLAPMHYPRWYATGTTLGDGKVLVTSGANVNSTDIVRIPELYDAQHNSWSDLASASRNIPYYPFMYQLPDGRVLQAGASEEATSTIALNVATQQWTTIDGRIIDGASITNYAPGKFMKAGSAADGGFTGPSSNTAFTLDLNAGNPIWQPTSAMQYPRSFMNLTNLPDGSVLATGGGTERSGQDDTKAVKAGEIWDSSTGLWRTVAAMAAPRLYHSTALLLPDGRVFVSGGGGDTGVTDQRSYQVYSPPYLFKGPRPAITSVPGTVQYNASVLVETPDAGSIQSVSLIRTGSVTHAFDQNERALSLPFTQTAGGLSVKMPANGNYAPPGHYMLSIVSSNGVPSVASMVRFPAPFEDAAAPTAPTSLTGTGAVGQVDLAWGPSSDNVGVAKYDIYRSTTAAFTAGPVSQVAQVAGSVTSYRDSGLAAGTYYYQVKAEDAASNLSPPSNEARADVSGDTTPPSAPAGLTAAAGSGQVSLAWSASTDNVGVTRYNISRNGAALTNVTGTSYVDSSVTAGIEYTYTVTAQDAAGNVSGLSNAATATPSGGVRTVTVDRIVTAHQGTNSSTVTSTGLTTTGSNELLLAFISSDGPSGGGTASIRSVSGAGLTWSLRQRTNAQAGTAEIWQAVAPGPLSNATVIATQNSGTWQSSMSVVAFLNADTASGAVAGANAASGPPTANLTTTRAGSWVWAVGTDWSASLARTVGPNQTLVDQYFPPAGDTYWLQRQNSPTATAGTTVTINDTSPITDRWNLALIEVLAAP; this is translated from the coding sequence ATGCGGCGCAGCACCAGGGCACGACCGTCCCACCTGTCCATTGTGCTGATGATCAGCCTTTTTGCCTTCGCCTACAGCGTGATCCTTCCGCCGCCGGCCAGCGCTGCCGGGCTCGCCGTGGACAAGGTGGTGAGCACGCACCAGTCGGCACCGTCAACGAGCATCGTGTCCCCAACCTTCACCACCACGCAGCCCGGCGAGCTCGTCGTCGCCTTTGTGTCGGCGGACGGTCCCGCGGTGAGCCGGGGCCAGCAGTTCACCGCTGTCACAGGCGGTGGCCTCAGCTGGCGGCTGCGCCAAAGGACCAACCTTCAGTACGGGACGGCCGAGATCTGGCAGGCGGTGGCCAGCGGGATCCTCACGAACGCCCGAGTCACAGCCAACCACCCGGGTAACTATCAGGCCTCCATGACGGTTGCCACCTTCACGGGGGCGGACATCACCTCCGACGGCGCCGCGTCCGGCGCCAGCGGTCCCACGGGGGCACCAACCGCCGCGCTGACCACAACCAGGAACGGTTCATGGGTCTGGGGAGTGGGCAACGACTGGAGCAGGTCCGTAGCCAGGACTGTGGGCGCCAGCCAGAGCATGGTGGACGAATACACTTCCAGCCACGGCGACACGTTCTGGACCCAGCGGCAGACGGCGCCCACCGCGGTGCCGACGTCTGTCACTATCAACGACACCGCACCCACGAATGACATGTGGAACCTGTCGCTGATCGAAGTCCGTGCCGCCAGCGGCACCGTGGACAGCACACCGCCTATCCTCTCAAATGTGTCGGCCGGAACGCCGGGCCAGACCGGGGCCACGGTGACGTGGACGAGCGATGAACCATCCACCAGCCAGGTTGAATACGGCACCACAACGTCCTACGGATCCAGCACAGTCCAGGACTCAACGCTGACCACCTCCCACAGCCAAGCACTGTCCGGGCTTACTGCCGGCACGCTGTACCACTACCGGGTGAAATCTGCCGATTCGTCAAACAACCTTGCCACCTCCCCTGATGCCACGTTCACCACCGCCACGCCGGCACCCGACACCACCCCGCCGACTGTCAGCGTCACCGCCCCAGCAAACGGTGCCACAGTGTCCGGGCAGGTAACAGTGGCCGCAACAGCTGCCGACAACGTCGGAGTGGCCGGAGTCCAGTTCACTTTGGATGCTGCCAATCTGCAGGCCGAGGACACCGTTGCCCCTTATTCGCTGACGTGGAATACCACCACAGCCAGCGCAGGCGCGCATACCATCACGGCCAGGGCACGGGACGCCGCAGGTAACGTGACCACCGCGGCCCCCGTCTCCGTGACCGTCAATAACTCGGGGGCAGACCCGGCCGTCGTCGGGTCCTGGGGTCCCCTGCAGCCCTGGCCAGAGGTGTCCATCCATGCGGCTTTGACCAGCACCGGCAAGATCCTGACGTGGCAAGGGGACTTCACCCAGGGCGGCGAGCAGTACCTGTTGGATCCCGCAACGGGCAGCTACGTCCGCGTTCCAAATGCGGCAGCTGACTTGTTCTGCGCGGGTCAGGCGGTACTGGCCGACGGACGGATCCTGGTGATCGGCGGGACGGCAACCAGCGGTGGCTTGGGCATCCGGGATGTTACGGCGTTCAATCCCGCCACGGAGATCTGGCAGGTGCTGGCTCCCATGCATTACCCCCGCTGGTACGCGACCGGGACAACGCTGGGCGACGGCAAGGTCCTGGTCACGTCGGGCGCAAATGTAAATTCGACTGACATCGTCCGGATCCCCGAGCTCTATGACGCCCAGCACAACTCCTGGAGTGACCTGGCCTCGGCCAGCCGCAACATCCCGTACTACCCGTTCATGTACCAACTGCCGGACGGACGCGTACTTCAGGCAGGAGCGTCCGAAGAGGCAACATCGACCATCGCACTCAATGTCGCCACTCAGCAGTGGACCACAATCGATGGCCGCATCATCGACGGCGCCTCCATCACCAACTACGCACCAGGAAAGTTCATGAAGGCAGGGTCGGCAGCCGACGGCGGCTTCACGGGCCCGTCGTCGAACACCGCATTTACCTTGGACCTCAACGCCGGAAATCCCATCTGGCAGCCAACTTCCGCGATGCAGTATCCGCGCAGCTTCATGAATCTCACCAACCTGCCGGATGGCTCCGTGCTTGCAACAGGAGGCGGCACTGAGAGGTCGGGCCAGGACGACACGAAGGCCGTCAAGGCCGGAGAAATCTGGGATTCTTCGACAGGCCTGTGGCGGACGGTGGCCGCGATGGCGGCGCCGCGCCTTTATCATTCCACAGCACTCCTCCTCCCGGATGGCCGCGTCTTTGTTTCCGGGGGTGGGGGCGACACCGGCGTAACTGACCAAAGGAGCTACCAGGTCTACTCCCCGCCGTACTTGTTCAAGGGTCCTCGGCCAGCCATCACCTCGGTTCCCGGCACCGTCCAGTACAACGCCAGCGTTCTGGTGGAAACCCCCGACGCCGGCTCAATCCAGTCGGTCTCCCTGATCAGGACCGGTTCGGTGACGCATGCTTTTGACCAGAACGAGCGGGCCCTGTCCCTGCCCTTCACCCAGACCGCCGGCGGGCTCAGCGTGAAGATGCCCGCCAATGGCAATTACGCCCCCCCAGGGCACTACATGTTGTCCATCGTTAGCAGCAACGGCGTTCCCTCAGTGGCTTCCATGGTCAGGTTTCCTGCTCCCTTCGAGGACGCGGCGGCCCCCACCGCGCCCACGTCGCTGACAGGGACAGGGGCCGTGGGACAGGTGGACCTGGCATGGGGACCGTCGAGTGACAATGTCGGCGTAGCCAAGTACGACATCTACCGCTCGACGACGGCTGCCTTTACCGCCGGTCCGGTCAGCCAGGTCGCGCAGGTCGCGGGGTCCGTCACGTCCTACCGCGACTCCGGTCTGGCCGCCGGTACCTACTACTACCAGGTAAAAGCTGAAGACGCCGCATCCAACTTGAGTCCGCCGTCGAACGAGGCACGAGCTGACGTTTCCGGCGATACAACGCCGCCCAGCGCACCGGCGGGCCTTACCGCGGCGGCCGGAAGCGGGCAAGTCTCGCTTGCATGGAGCGCAAGTACCGACAACGTCGGCGTCACCCGGTACAACATCTCCCGGAACGGCGCGGCGCTGACCAACGTAACGGGCACCTCCTACGTGGACAGCTCGGTGACAGCCGGGATTGAGTACACCTACACCGTGACAGCACAGGATGCCGCAGGCAACGTCAGCGGCCTCTCGAATGCCGCCACCGCCACTCCGTCAGGCGGTGTCCGGACGGTCACCGTTGACAGGATTGTCACGGCACATCAGGGCACCAACTCCTCCACGGTAACCAGCACCGGGCTGACCACCACGGGCTCCAACGAACTGTTGCTTGCCTTCATCAGCTCCGACGGACCCAGCGGCGGCGGCACCGCCTCCATCCGTTCTGTGAGCGGAGCGGGCCTCACGTGGTCCCTGCGCCAGCGCACCAACGCCCAAGCCGGCACGGCCGAAATCTGGCAGGCTGTTGCGCCCGGGCCGCTGAGCAATGCCACAGTAATCGCAACGCAGAACTCTGGCACGTGGCAGTCGTCCATGTCCGTGGTCGCCTTCCTGAATGCCGACACTGCCAGCGGCGCCGTGGCCGGAGCCAACGCAGCTTCTGGCCCGCCAACCGCCAACCTGACCACCACCAGGGCAGGCTCATGGGTCTGGGCAGTCGGCACAGACTGGAGCGCCTCCCTGGCCCGCACGGTCGGGCCGAATCAAACGCTGGTTGACCAATACTTCCCTCCGGCGGGCGACACGTATTGGCTGCAGCGCCAGAACTCCCCTACGGCCACAGCAGGAACCACCGTAACGATCAATGACACTTCGCCTATCACCGACCGGTGGAACCTCGCACTGATCGAGGTGCTCGCCGCGCCGTAG
- a CDS encoding SHOCT domain-containing protein encodes MLTSLSTVIGTAAAQVPAGVAAHGPWGDGAYWPLFLLFPLFWILVIGLLIFIGRRAWRRNRRWAAAQGGEGVLRERYARGEIDETEFRQRLEVLRSDQLR; translated from the coding sequence ATGTTGACATCATTGAGCACCGTCATCGGTACCGCGGCCGCGCAGGTGCCGGCCGGCGTCGCCGCCCATGGACCTTGGGGGGACGGGGCCTACTGGCCGCTGTTCCTGTTGTTCCCCCTGTTCTGGATCCTGGTCATCGGGCTGCTCATTTTCATCGGGCGCCGGGCATGGCGCAGGAACCGTCGGTGGGCTGCCGCGCAGGGAGGTGAAGGGGTCCTCCGGGAACGGTACGCCCGCGGTGAGATTGACGAGACAGAGTTCAGGCAGCGGCTGGAAGTGCTGCGCTCAGACCAGCTTCGCTAA
- the trpS gene encoding tryptophan--tRNA ligase has product MTTSSTVTGTSAAADAAAVAPDAETSVRPELSATGQPAAGVRHRVLSGMQPSADSLHLGNYLGALVNWVRMQDEYDAIFFIPDLHAITVPQDPAELARRTRVTAAQYIAGGVDVEKCTLFVQSQVPEHAQLAWVLNCITGFGEASRMTQFKDKAQKQGSDFASVGLFTYPVLQAADILLYQPHGVPVGEDQRQHVELSRDLATRFNSRFGETFTVPQPFIQKESAKIYDLQNPTAKMSKSAESPAGLINLLDDPKVTAKRIKSAVTDAETEIRFDREAKPGVSNLLTIFSGISGQTVEQLVAAYQGKMYGHLKTDLAEEVVARLSPIRDRANELLDDPAELDRLLAHGADKAREIAAATLSDVYAKVGFLPYGGAPGAR; this is encoded by the coding sequence ATGACCACTTCTTCCACCGTGACCGGGACCTCCGCAGCTGCTGACGCCGCTGCCGTTGCCCCCGATGCCGAAACGTCTGTCCGGCCCGAGCTTTCAGCCACCGGGCAGCCCGCCGCGGGGGTCCGGCACCGTGTCCTGTCCGGCATGCAGCCATCAGCCGACTCCCTCCACCTGGGAAACTACCTCGGCGCACTGGTGAACTGGGTGCGGATGCAGGATGAGTACGACGCCATCTTCTTTATCCCGGACTTGCACGCCATCACAGTGCCGCAGGATCCCGCGGAGCTTGCGCGACGCACCCGGGTGACAGCGGCCCAGTACATCGCAGGCGGCGTGGACGTGGAGAAATGCACGCTCTTTGTCCAGTCCCAGGTGCCCGAGCACGCCCAGCTTGCCTGGGTCCTGAACTGCATCACCGGTTTTGGCGAAGCCTCGCGGATGACGCAGTTCAAGGACAAGGCACAGAAACAGGGTTCCGATTTCGCCAGCGTGGGGCTCTTTACCTACCCCGTCCTGCAGGCCGCGGACATCCTGCTGTACCAGCCGCACGGCGTCCCCGTCGGAGAGGACCAGCGGCAGCATGTGGAGCTCAGCCGTGACCTTGCCACCCGGTTCAACTCCCGCTTTGGCGAGACTTTCACGGTTCCGCAGCCCTTCATCCAGAAGGAATCCGCCAAGATCTACGATCTGCAGAACCCTACAGCCAAGATGTCCAAGTCTGCCGAATCCCCAGCCGGGCTGATCAACCTGCTGGATGATCCGAAGGTCACCGCCAAGAGGATCAAATCCGCGGTGACCGACGCCGAGACGGAAATCCGCTTTGACCGTGAGGCCAAGCCCGGCGTCTCGAACCTGCTCACCATCTTCTCCGGGATCAGCGGCCAGACCGTGGAGCAGCTCGTTGCGGCCTACCAGGGCAAGATGTACGGCCACCTGAAGACGGATCTCGCGGAAGAGGTGGTGGCGCGGCTGTCACCGATCCGCGACCGCGCCAACGAACTGCTGGATGACCCTGCGGAACTGGACCGGCTCCTTGCCCACGGTGCGGACAAGGCCCGGGAGATCGCAGCGGCCACCCTGAGCGACGTCTATGCCAAGGTGGGGTTCCTGCCCTATGGCGGCGCACCAGGAGCCCGCTAG
- a CDS encoding exodeoxyribonuclease III gives MSSALKKDHLRIASVNVNGLRAAYKNGMAAWLEPREVDILCLQEVRAPDAIVRQLLGEGWHILHAEAEAKGRAGVAIASREEPLDTRNGIGDDYFATAGRWVEADFRMTDAAGNRVQLTVASAYVHSGEVGTAKQEDKFRFLDVMSTRLPELTKHSDHALVVGDLNVAHTPLDIRNSKANVKKAGHLPEEREYFDRFFGEEIGWKDVHRGLAGDIDGPYTWWSQRGKAFDNDTGWRIDYHLATPELASAALSAVVDRAASWDTRFSDHAPLVVDYRL, from the coding sequence GTGAGCTCGGCATTGAAGAAGGACCACCTTCGCATCGCATCAGTCAACGTCAACGGCCTTCGGGCTGCCTACAAGAACGGAATGGCGGCCTGGCTGGAGCCGCGCGAGGTGGATATCCTGTGCCTCCAGGAGGTCCGGGCGCCTGACGCGATCGTCCGCCAGCTGCTGGGCGAGGGCTGGCATATCCTGCACGCTGAGGCAGAGGCCAAGGGCCGCGCAGGCGTGGCCATTGCTTCACGGGAAGAGCCGCTGGACACCCGTAACGGCATTGGCGATGACTACTTCGCCACCGCCGGCCGCTGGGTGGAGGCAGATTTCCGGATGACCGATGCTGCCGGCAACCGGGTTCAACTGACCGTTGCCAGCGCCTACGTGCATTCCGGTGAGGTGGGAACCGCCAAGCAAGAGGACAAGTTCCGTTTCCTCGATGTGATGAGCACGCGCCTGCCGGAACTGACGAAGCACAGCGACCACGCTTTGGTGGTGGGCGACCTCAACGTGGCCCACACACCCCTGGACATCCGAAACTCGAAGGCAAACGTCAAGAAAGCGGGACACCTGCCGGAGGAACGCGAGTACTTCGACCGGTTCTTCGGCGAGGAAATCGGCTGGAAGGATGTTCACAGGGGCCTGGCCGGCGACATCGATGGGCCCTACACATGGTGGTCGCAGCGCGGGAAGGCCTTCGACAACGACACCGGCTGGCGCATCGACTACCATCTGGCTACCCCTGAACTGGCTTCCGCCGCCCTCTCGGCGGTCGTGGACCGGGCGGCCTCATGGGACACCCGCTTCTCCGATCATGCCCCGCTGGTAGTGGATTACCGGCTCTAG
- a CDS encoding ABC transporter ATP-binding protein — protein sequence MHNEAIVSSNTSAASQNKQQSVISAQGLTKRYGDVAAVDGISFSVRAGESFGLLGPNGAGKSTTMKMIGGVTQRTSGTLRIMGLDPDSNGPEVRAHLGVVPQQDNLDEELRVRDNLLVYGRYFGLPMSYLRPKADELLEFAQLTDKAKSKVDALSGGMKRRLTIARSLINEPRILLLDEPTTGLDPQARHILWDRLFRLKEQGVTLILTTHYMDEAEQLCDRLIVVDKGRIMAEGSPAELIRQYSTREVLELRFGSERNATIGPELRGIGERLEALPDRVLIYTHDGEAALEQISSRGLRPLTSLVRRSSLEDVFLRLTGRSLVE from the coding sequence GTGCACAATGAAGCGATCGTGTCCTCCAACACATCCGCCGCCAGCCAGAACAAGCAGCAGAGCGTGATCTCGGCGCAGGGCCTGACCAAGCGCTACGGCGATGTTGCCGCCGTCGACGGGATTTCCTTCAGCGTCCGCGCGGGGGAATCCTTCGGGCTGCTCGGTCCCAACGGGGCGGGCAAGTCCACCACCATGAAGATGATCGGCGGGGTCACCCAGCGCACCTCCGGAACCCTCAGAATCATGGGCCTGGACCCGGACAGCAACGGTCCTGAGGTCCGGGCCCACCTGGGAGTGGTTCCGCAGCAGGACAACCTGGATGAGGAACTCAGGGTGCGGGACAACCTGCTGGTCTACGGGCGCTACTTCGGCCTGCCGATGAGCTACCTCAGGCCCAAAGCAGACGAGCTGCTCGAGTTTGCGCAGCTGACTGACAAGGCGAAGTCCAAGGTCGATGCCCTCTCAGGCGGCATGAAACGGCGCCTGACCATTGCCCGCTCGCTCATCAACGAACCCCGCATCCTGCTGCTGGACGAGCCCACCACCGGGCTGGACCCGCAGGCCCGGCACATTCTCTGGGACAGGCTGTTCAGGCTCAAGGAACAGGGCGTCACGCTGATCCTCACCACCCACTACATGGACGAGGCCGAGCAACTGTGCGACAGGCTTATCGTCGTTGACAAGGGCAGGATCATGGCGGAAGGCTCGCCGGCCGAGCTGATCAGGCAATACTCCACCCGCGAAGTCCTGGAGCTGAGGTTCGGCTCGGAACGCAACGCCACCATCGGACCTGAGCTGCGCGGAATCGGCGAACGGCTTGAGGCCCTTCCTGACAGGGTACTGATCTACACGCACGACGGCGAGGCAGCCCTTGAGCAGATCTCCTCGCGCGGCCTGCGGCCACTGACATCGCTGGTGCGCAGGTCCTCTCTGGAGGACGTTTTCCTCCGGCTGACTGGCAGGAGCCTCGTTGAGTGA
- a CDS encoding 2'-5' RNA ligase family protein: MSVSRKASEGMSVGVILGFPPAISEELQRWRASFGDPMAAVIPAHITLVTTTPTQDWEATRAHVREVARQQAPFMVTIAGTGTFRPVSPVVFINVEDGFGACVDLHEKLQTGPLERDLPFSYHPHVTIAHDVAPESLDEAETVLKDYRATFPVVSMGLYEHDANGIWQLREELDFGTETDDDARACAANAAADAD, from the coding sequence ATGTCGGTTTCGCGCAAGGCCAGCGAAGGAATGAGCGTAGGCGTCATTCTTGGATTCCCGCCTGCCATCTCTGAAGAACTCCAGAGATGGCGCGCTTCCTTTGGGGATCCCATGGCGGCAGTTATTCCTGCCCACATCACGCTGGTCACCACCACGCCCACCCAGGATTGGGAGGCAACGCGGGCGCACGTCCGTGAGGTTGCCCGCCAGCAAGCCCCGTTCATGGTGACTATCGCCGGAACCGGAACGTTCCGGCCGGTCTCGCCCGTGGTGTTCATCAACGTGGAGGACGGCTTCGGCGCCTGCGTGGATCTTCACGAGAAGCTCCAGACCGGCCCCCTTGAGCGGGACCTGCCTTTTTCCTACCACCCCCACGTGACCATCGCCCATGATGTCGCTCCGGAAAGCCTCGACGAAGCCGAAACGGTCCTTAAGGACTACAGGGCCACGTTCCCCGTGGTTAGCATGGGACTTTACGAGCACGATGCGAACGGCATTTGGCAGCTAAGGGAAGAGCTGGACTTTGGGACGGAAACCGACGACGACGCCCGTGCCTGCGCAGCGAACGCCGCCGCCGACGCCGATTGA
- a CDS encoding ABC transporter permease has translation MSETAALTAKAGRAHGPETSAARARRWGAFYFAEQVLRVMKGYAFSILMYSVGQPVAYLFAMGVGLATLVDAEGAAAFGGVSYLAFIAPALLVSAAVMTAANEFTFPVMGGFKWRRTYYGPHASPLTPEQIAAGHIIAVTVRLLVQSAIYFVAVALFGASPGGWGWVGILVATAAGLSFGLPLMAYSASITEDKGQFALVMRFIVMPFFLFSGTFFPLDSLPLAVRWIGWISPIWHGTELGRVFSYGYQEPLLLTVVHIVVLLALAVVGWKLTKRQFVKRMGQ, from the coding sequence TTGAGTGAAACAGCAGCGTTGACGGCAAAAGCAGGCCGTGCGCACGGCCCGGAAACCTCAGCGGCCAGGGCCCGGCGGTGGGGGGCCTTCTACTTTGCCGAGCAGGTACTCCGGGTCATGAAGGGCTACGCCTTTTCCATCCTGATGTACAGCGTGGGGCAGCCGGTGGCTTACCTGTTCGCGATGGGGGTGGGACTCGCCACGCTGGTCGACGCCGAGGGCGCAGCAGCCTTCGGCGGTGTCAGCTACCTGGCCTTCATCGCCCCGGCACTCCTGGTATCTGCCGCCGTTATGACGGCAGCCAATGAGTTCACTTTCCCGGTCATGGGCGGCTTCAAGTGGCGCCGAACCTACTACGGACCGCACGCCTCACCACTGACGCCGGAGCAGATCGCCGCCGGGCACATCATCGCGGTGACGGTGCGCTTGCTGGTGCAGTCGGCCATCTACTTCGTGGCGGTGGCGCTATTCGGTGCCTCGCCCGGCGGCTGGGGGTGGGTGGGCATCCTGGTGGCGACCGCGGCCGGTCTCTCTTTTGGGCTGCCGTTGATGGCCTACTCCGCGTCGATCACGGAGGACAAGGGGCAGTTCGCGCTGGTGATGCGGTTCATCGTCATGCCGTTCTTCCTGTTCTCCGGAACGTTCTTCCCGCTGGACAGCCTGCCGTTGGCCGTCCGCTGGATCGGCTGGATCTCGCCCATCTGGCACGGCACGGAGCTCGGCCGGGTCTTCAGCTACGGGTACCAGGAGCCGCTTCTGCTGACCGTCGTGCACATCGTCGTACTGCTGGCGCTCGCCGTCGTGGGATGGAAGCTCACCAAGCGGCAGTTCGTGAAAAGGATGGGACAATGA
- a CDS encoding YihY/virulence factor BrkB family protein → MEWGRARRSDGGPLASLLAMFQWLQARLNTLRPMRVFQHYNLQRGPLLSAGIGFRMFFSITGLLTTGFSVAGLALRSEPPLLERVINTVAQSAPGLLKVDGGEGLVDPADLLNPDGLGWTAVVAGAVTFVISLGWVDGVRAGLRVVMQLPPLRVNPALLKLRDAGTLLLLGVALVISAGASLVFGTAAGWVSDFLQLDPALSGPLTTSVKIGVPLVLSWVTAVIMFRLAAALRLSRRALLEGTILAGVGTTVLQVFSTELLAGAGRNPILAPFAIIIGLLIWFNLVSQVYLVSAGWAAIREEDLKNVPSAHEKAPRASRQIQPGKVPVEVRARDRPAAAATSRRRGIVRPRQK, encoded by the coding sequence ATGGAGTGGGGAAGGGCCAGAAGGTCCGACGGCGGCCCGCTAGCCAGCCTGCTGGCCATGTTCCAATGGCTGCAGGCCCGGCTCAATACCTTGCGGCCGATGAGAGTGTTCCAGCACTACAACCTCCAGCGCGGTCCGTTGCTAAGCGCGGGTATCGGTTTCAGGATGTTCTTCTCCATCACAGGACTCCTCACCACCGGATTCTCGGTTGCGGGCCTGGCGCTACGCAGCGAGCCCCCCCTTTTGGAGCGTGTCATCAACACCGTTGCCCAGAGTGCCCCGGGGCTTCTGAAGGTCGACGGCGGCGAGGGTCTGGTTGACCCGGCGGACCTGCTGAATCCGGACGGACTTGGCTGGACGGCGGTAGTCGCCGGGGCAGTCACCTTTGTCATCTCGCTCGGCTGGGTCGACGGCGTCCGTGCCGGCCTCCGGGTGGTCATGCAGCTCCCGCCGCTCAGGGTTAATCCCGCCCTGCTCAAGCTACGCGATGCCGGGACCCTGCTGCTGCTCGGCGTGGCCCTGGTAATCAGCGCAGGGGCGTCCCTGGTGTTTGGCACAGCCGCGGGCTGGGTCTCGGATTTCCTGCAGCTGGATCCGGCGCTGTCCGGCCCGCTGACCACCTCAGTGAAAATCGGAGTGCCGCTGGTCCTGAGCTGGGTCACGGCCGTCATCATGTTCCGGCTGGCCGCTGCGCTCAGGCTGTCCCGCCGGGCACTCCTGGAGGGCACCATTCTTGCCGGTGTCGGCACAACTGTCCTTCAGGTTTTCAGTACGGAACTGCTTGCCGGGGCCGGGCGGAACCCCATCCTGGCGCCGTTTGCCATCATCATTGGCCTGCTGATCTGGTTCAACCTGGTCAGCCAGGTCTACCTTGTGTCCGCCGGCTGGGCAGCGATCCGTGAAGAGGACCTGAAGAACGTTCCGTCCGCCCATGAAAAAGCGCCCAGGGCGTCGCGCCAGATCCAGCCAGGCAAGGTACCGGTGGAGGTGCGTGCCCGGGACAGGCCCGCCGCGGCTGCTACTTCCCGGCGTCGAGGTATTGTTCGGCCCAGGCAGAAATGA